The following coding sequences lie in one Deltaproteobacteria bacterium genomic window:
- a CDS encoding efflux RND transporter permease subunit, whose translation MIERIIDYSGRNKFVVLTIVLFLVGIALWCLKRVPLDAIPDLSDTQVIVYSRWDRSPDIMEDQVTYPIISALLGAPKVKAIRGFSDFGFSYVYVIYEDGTDLYWARSRTLEYLSKIIPSLPEGVKTELGPDATSVGWVFEYALIDESGKHNLQELRSYQDWNLRYQLQSVPGVAEVATFGGHIKQYQVSLNPAALIAYNLPVNRVIEAIRNGNNEVGGRLVEFSGREYMIRGRGYIKTIEDLEKIAVGNDPKSGVPIQIRHIGSVSLGPNIRRGVADLDGKGDVVGGVVVMRYGENALNVIDRVQKKIEEIRPSLPEGVRMVTTYDRADLIRRAIETLRRTLVDEMIIVSLVILLFLWHIPSAIVPILTIPISVLFAFIPFYLMGLTANIMSLAGIAISIGVLVDGAIVEVENAYKKLQLWITSGRKGDFHEIRLSALKEVGPSVFFSLLVIAVAFLPVFTLVDQEGRLFKPLAYSKNLAMVIAALLAVTLDPALRMLFARMDPFSLRPKWLERFANATLVGKYYPEENHPISRVLFSIYEPACRFVLKNRKKTILAAGILMLTTIPVFFMLGSEFMPPLNEGAILYMPTTLPGISVTEAERTLQIQDRVLKNFPEVETVFGKIGRATTPTDPAPFSMVETTVLLKPRKEWRKVKRWPIGSRTITWEELINEMDRALQLPGWTNAWTMPIKNRIDMLATGIRTPIGLKIFGADLKKIEEIGTRLEAVLKEVPGTRSVYAERVAGGYFVDFDLKRDELARYGLTVAEAEEVISTALGGEEISTTVEGRERYTVNVRYSRELRDEITELGKVFVATPSGAQIPVSAVAEIRMTTGPAMIRDENGMLSGYVYVDMAGRDIGSYVTEAKKFVHAQLKLPEGYTLQWSGQYENMIRVRERLKLILPLTIFIIFFLLYMNMKSAVKAGIVLLAVPFSLIGAVWFLFLLGYNMSIAVWVGMIALMGLDAETGVFMLLFLDLSYKEATEAGRMRNCDDLTEAIIHGAVKRVRPKMMTVCAAMIGLLPIMWSMGTGADMMKRIAAPMIGGLVTSFVLELLIYPVIYYSWKRKELK comes from the coding sequence ATGATTGAACGAATTATTGACTACAGCGGCCGAAACAAATTCGTCGTCCTGACCATTGTCCTCTTTCTCGTCGGGATCGCCCTCTGGTGTCTCAAGCGGGTCCCGCTCGACGCGATTCCCGATCTCTCAGACACACAGGTGATCGTCTATTCACGATGGGACCGGAGCCCCGACATCATGGAGGATCAGGTCACTTATCCGATCATCTCGGCGCTCTTGGGGGCACCAAAGGTCAAGGCAATACGCGGCTTCTCCGACTTCGGATTTTCTTACGTCTACGTCATCTATGAAGATGGAACCGATCTCTACTGGGCAAGGAGCCGGACGCTCGAGTATCTTTCCAAAATTATTCCCTCCCTGCCCGAGGGGGTCAAAACCGAGCTCGGGCCTGATGCCACAAGTGTCGGCTGGGTCTTCGAGTATGCCCTCATCGATGAATCCGGAAAACACAATTTGCAGGAATTAAGAAGTTATCAGGATTGGAACCTGCGCTATCAGCTCCAGTCAGTCCCCGGTGTCGCGGAGGTCGCCACCTTTGGTGGCCATATCAAGCAGTATCAGGTCTCTCTGAATCCAGCGGCATTGATCGCCTACAACCTCCCGGTCAACCGGGTAATCGAGGCGATCCGGAACGGGAACAACGAGGTCGGCGGACGACTCGTCGAGTTCTCCGGCCGTGAATACATGATCCGAGGGCGTGGCTACATCAAGACGATCGAAGATCTGGAAAAAATCGCGGTCGGAAACGACCCCAAGTCAGGCGTTCCGATCCAGATCCGCCATATTGGCAGCGTTTCACTCGGCCCCAATATCCGGCGTGGGGTTGCCGATCTTGACGGAAAGGGAGACGTCGTAGGTGGCGTCGTCGTAATGCGTTACGGCGAGAATGCCCTCAATGTAATTGACCGCGTGCAAAAGAAGATCGAGGAGATCCGCCCCTCCCTGCCGGAAGGGGTCAGAATGGTCACCACCTATGATCGGGCCGACCTGATCCGACGGGCGATCGAAACACTCAGGCGGACGCTTGTCGACGAAATGATCATTGTAAGCCTCGTGATCCTCCTGTTTCTCTGGCACATCCCGTCCGCGATCGTCCCGATCCTGACAATCCCGATCTCGGTGTTGTTCGCCTTTATTCCGTTTTACCTCATGGGGCTCACCGCCAACATTATGTCTTTGGCCGGCATTGCCATTTCAATCGGCGTGTTGGTGGATGGGGCAATTGTCGAGGTGGAAAACGCCTATAAGAAGCTCCAGTTGTGGATCACCAGCGGACGCAAGGGGGATTTTCATGAAATTCGGCTAAGCGCATTAAAGGAGGTCGGGCCGTCGGTCTTCTTCTCGCTCCTCGTGATCGCTGTCGCCTTCCTGCCGGTCTTCACACTCGTCGATCAGGAAGGGCGGCTCTTCAAACCGCTCGCCTATTCCAAAAACCTCGCAATGGTGATCGCCGCGCTTCTGGCCGTGACGCTCGATCCGGCACTTCGGATGCTGTTTGCCCGGATGGATCCTTTTTCGCTCCGACCCAAGTGGCTGGAGAGGTTCGCCAATGCCACGCTGGTCGGAAAATATTACCCGGAGGAGAATCATCCGATCAGCCGCGTCCTCTTTTCAATCTACGAACCGGCCTGCCGCTTTGTGCTGAAGAATCGAAAAAAGACGATCCTCGCCGCCGGGATTCTCATGCTCACCACGATCCCGGTTTTCTTCATGCTCGGCTCGGAGTTCATGCCACCGCTCAACGAAGGGGCGATCCTCTATATGCCAACGACACTCCCCGGAATTTCAGTCACGGAGGCTGAGCGAACCCTGCAGATTCAAGACCGGGTCTTAAAAAATTTTCCAGAGGTCGAGACCGTGTTTGGAAAGATCGGTCGAGCAACGACACCGACCGACCCTGCACCCTTTTCCATGGTTGAGACAACGGTTCTGCTCAAACCTAGAAAAGAGTGGCGAAAGGTGAAACGTTGGCCGATCGGGAGCCGAACGATTACCTGGGAAGAGCTGATCAACGAGATGGATCGCGCCCTGCAGCTCCCCGGCTGGACCAACGCCTGGACAATGCCGATCAAGAACCGGATCGATATGCTCGCCACCGGGATCCGGACACCGATCGGGCTAAAAATCTTCGGTGCAGACCTAAAGAAGATTGAGGAGATCGGCACGCGCCTTGAAGCGGTGCTGAAGGAGGTACCCGGTACACGCAGTGTCTATGCCGAACGGGTCGCCGGCGGTTACTTTGTTGACTTTGATCTCAAGCGGGATGAGCTCGCACGGTATGGATTGACCGTCGCCGAGGCGGAGGAGGTGATCAGCACCGCACTTGGCGGAGAAGAGATCTCCACCACGGTAGAGGGACGCGAGCGTTACACGGTAAACGTCCGGTATAGCCGCGAACTTCGGGATGAGATCACGGAACTGGGGAAGGTCTTTGTTGCGACCCCCTCCGGCGCACAAATTCCGGTTTCAGCGGTCGCGGAGATCCGGATGACAACAGGCCCTGCGATGATCCGGGACGAGAATGGGATGCTCTCCGGTTATGTCTATGTCGACATGGCGGGACGAGATATCGGTAGTTACGTCACCGAGGCCAAAAAATTTGTACACGCCCAATTGAAACTCCCGGAAGGTTACACCCTGCAATGGAGCGGACAGTACGAGAACATGATCCGGGTCCGCGAGCGACTCAAGCTGATCCTCCCGTTGACGATCTTCATCATTTTCTTTCTCCTCTATATGAACATGAAGTCGGCAGTGAAAGCCGGGATTGTACTGCTCGCCGTCCCGTTCTCGCTCATCGGCGCGGTCTGGTTCCTGTTTCTTCTGGGCTACAATATGTCGATCGCGGTCTGGGTTGGAATGATCGCCCTCATGGGACTCGATGCTGAGACCGGCGTCTTCATGCTGCTCTTTCTTGACCTCTCTTATAAGGAGGCGACTGAGGCAGGCCGTATGAGAAATTGCGACGACCTGACCGAGGCAATCATCCACGGGGCAGTGAAGCGGGTGCGCCCCAAGATGATGACGGTCTGTGCTGCTATGATCGGGCTGTTGCCGATCATGTGGTCAATGGGGACCGGGGCCGACATGATGAAGCGGATCGCCGCCCCGATGATCGGTGGATTGGTGACCTCGTTTGTTCTGGAATTGCTGATCTATCCGGTGATTTATTATTCATGGAAGAGGAAGGAGCTTAAATAA